TTGATTCAGCAGGTTGAAGATATGGAATTAGCTGATATTTATAACATGACCAATCATGCAAATGGTACTTTGAAAATTTCGAAAGAAAAACTGGTTACCATAGAAAATGAACTGCTACAGTTCAGAAAAAAAGCAAAGCAGCAAATTTTGAGATTACAGCAAAAAGGAATTTTGTCCTTTTATGAAGCTAATCGTGTCTCGGTTAATGAAGCAATTTGCTCTATTCAGTTTGATGCTATTGCTTATTTAAACGCCTATAATCAATAAGGCTGTTTTTATTTTGTGTCTTATACTTCTTTGTAATTGTCAGGACACGATTAATTTTTCTAAATAAAATGCAACCATAATTTCTATTTGGGCTCTTTTTTTGTTGCTTATTTTAAAGTTTCTTCACCTTTTTATTGATTTTTTTTACACTCTTATTTTAATTTTTTTCTATTCCTATTTTCTAAAATAATTTATTCTTGGCCGAGAATCAATTTCTTATGGGGTTTTATGAACGCTCCAAATGCTAAGTATTAAATTTTTTTATAGATATCATTATAAATATAAATAAAAATTTATAATATAACCATGATACATTTGCAGCACTAAATAAATGTGTTTGTATGAGAACTAAATTTAAAATTAACGGAAGTCTACTTGTTGCAGCGCTCTGGTTACTAACAGGTTTTGTATTGAACCTCGTTTCACCTCAAAATTTACTTTTTACTTTGATTTTAGGTTTAGGAATCGTGTACAGCGTTTACATTTTATCAAAACAAAATAATTTAAAATAATCATGAAAAAAGAGTATCAATTTAAATTAGTGGAAGGGCAGTTTGAACCTACAGAAGCCGGGAAAGTATTGTTTTCATTGATTAATAGTAAAATCAATTACCATAATTTAGAACAATTTAGTAATGAAATTAGGTTTAACCAAGATCATTTGCATTCTAAAAGAAGGAGAGAAACATTACAAGAAGCATCAGATTATATTAAAGAATTGATTAAAGAAGCCGATGCGAAAAATATGGAATTACGTATTAACGGTGTAATCCAAATTGAAATGCGACCAAGATCCAATGAAGACAAAAATGTTTAATGGCAGATCGTTATTAATTGCCACAAAACATCAAAAAGAAAAGGTAATAGCACCTATTCTTGAAAACGGAATAGGGGTTACGTGTTTTGTACCTTCAAATTTTGATACGGATGTTTTTGGTACATTTTCTGGAGAAATTAAGCGAAAGGAATCGGCTGTGGCAACTGTTCGGGAAAAATGTCTAGCAGCAATGGATGCCTTTGATTGTGATTTAGGTCTTGCCAGTGAAGGATCTTTTGGTCCTCATCCGTCTTTGTTTTTTGCGCAAGCAGATGAAGAATTCCTCATTTTAATCGATAAAAAAAATGATCTAGAAATCATTGTTAGAGAACTTAGTTTAGATACTAATTTTTACGCAGAGACCATTACGAGTTATGAGGCATTGAAAATGTTTGCTCAAAAAGTTCATTTTCCATCGCATGCAATTATTTTGCGAAGTAGTGCAACTAATGATAAAGCAGTCATTAAGGGAATAACCAATGAAGAAAATTTAAAAAAATATTACAACCATATCATGGAGGTACACGGAACTGTGTATGCTGAAACGGATATGCGTGCGCATTTCAATCCCACTCGAATGCATGTTATTGAAAAAGCTGCTCATAAACTTTTGCAGTCTATTCAATCATTATGTCCTGAATGCATGACTCCTGGATTTGTGGTGACCAGCGCTAAACCAGGTTTGCCATGTTCTTGGTGTGCAAATCCTACTCGGTCTACCTTAAGCCACATATATTGTTGTAAAAAATGCCAATACACACACGAAATTAATTTTCCGTATCAAAAAATGACCGAAGATCCTACTTTTTGTGATTACTGTAACCCCTAAATTATGAGTATAATTAACAATTCCATTCAAAAAGCTGTTGCGTTATTAAATCAAGATGAAGTGATAGCCATTCCTACTGAAACGGTGTACGGATTAGCAGGAAATATTTTTAGTCCAAAAGCAATAGCATCTATTTTCAGTATAAAAGAAAGACCTTCTTTCAATCCGCTTATTGTTCATATAAAATCTATTGAAAGTTTACCATCTATAGCTAGAGAAATTCCCGAAAAAGCGATGCTACTAGCAAATGCTTTTTGGCCTGGACCTCTAACGATGGTACTAAAAAAGCAACCTCAAGTTCCAGATTCGGTTACTGCCGGTAAAGATACAGTAGCGATAAGGGTTCCTAATCATAAGGTTACTTTATCACTTTTAGAGCAACTGGATTTTCCATTGGCAGCACCCAGCGCAAATCCTTTTGGATCTATAAGTCCTACTCAAGCGGTTCATGTTGCGCATTATTTTGAAAATAAATTACCTATGATTTTAGACGGTGGTAGTTGTGAAAGAGGAATTGAATCTACAATTATAGGGTTTCAAGATGGTGAACCCGTTCTGTATCGTTTGGGATCACTAGCAATAGAGGACTTAGAAGTCATCATTGGTCCACTTAAAACAATAGCGCATGACGAAAAAGCACCGCCTGCTCCAGGAATGTTGTCACGTCATTACGCACCAAATACTACCACGTACCTTACAGATACGATAAGTGAGGATGTTGCCAAATTTGCAAATCAAAGAGTGGGAGTCTTGACTTTTAAACAAGAGATTCAAGACCCATCAATTTGTGCCCAAGAAGTTTTGTCAATTTCGGGTTCAATGTTAGAGGCAGCTTCAGGATTATATGCTGCACTGCATATATTGGATGAAAAAAATCTAGATGTTATTCTAGCAGAGCGTTTCCCAGATAGCGGACTTGGTAAAGCCATTAACGACAGATTACAACGAGCTACCAAAAAGTAATTTTTATAACACTAACAAACAATTATATTAATTGAATTGTATGACATTCATGCAATTGTCAAAAAACTAACTCATGAATTTAAATTTATTAATAGATAATTTAACAAATCCAGCATTACTCTTTTTTGTTTTAGGAATTATTGCTGTTTTAGTCAAAAGTGATTTGCAAATCCCTGAGGGAAGTTCTAAGTTTATTTCTTTATACCTTTTATTTGCCATTGGATTTAAAGGCGGTCAAGAGCTAGCACACAGCCATTTTACACTTGATATAGTATGGTCTATATTTTTTGGTATATCAATTGCTCTGATAATACCCTTGTATTCTTTTTTTATTTTAAAGAAAAAATATAGCATTGAAAACGCAGGAGCCATTGCTGCCACTTATGGATCTGTAAGTGCAGTAACTTTTGTAACAGCAGTTTCGTTTTTAGAATTGCAGAATTTCACTTTCAGTGGTCACATGGTAGCCGTAATGGCTTTGATGGAAGCTCCAGCTATTATTGTTGGGGTAATATTAATTAGATTGTTTAGCAAAGAGAATGTACTTAAAACAAAATTATCAAACATTGTTATTCACTCTTTTACTAACGGTAGTGTACTTTTAATTTTAGGAAGTTTAGTCATTGGTTTGCTAGCTAGTGATCAACAAGCATT
This portion of the Flavobacterium sp. CECT 9288 genome encodes:
- a CDS encoding DUF6671 family protein → MKTKMFNGRSLLIATKHQKEKVIAPILENGIGVTCFVPSNFDTDVFGTFSGEIKRKESAVATVREKCLAAMDAFDCDLGLASEGSFGPHPSLFFAQADEEFLILIDKKNDLEIIVRELSLDTNFYAETITSYEALKMFAQKVHFPSHAIILRSSATNDKAVIKGITNEENLKKYYNHIMEVHGTVYAETDMRAHFNPTRMHVIEKAAHKLLQSIQSLCPECMTPGFVVTSAKPGLPCSWCANPTRSTLSHIYCCKKCQYTHEINFPYQKMTEDPTFCDYCNP
- a CDS encoding L-threonylcarbamoyladenylate synthase, translating into MSIINNSIQKAVALLNQDEVIAIPTETVYGLAGNIFSPKAIASIFSIKERPSFNPLIVHIKSIESLPSIAREIPEKAMLLANAFWPGPLTMVLKKQPQVPDSVTAGKDTVAIRVPNHKVTLSLLEQLDFPLAAPSANPFGSISPTQAVHVAHYFENKLPMILDGGSCERGIESTIIGFQDGEPVLYRLGSLAIEDLEVIIGPLKTIAHDEKAPPAPGMLSRHYAPNTTTYLTDTISEDVAKFANQRVGVLTFKQEIQDPSICAQEVLSISGSMLEAASGLYAALHILDEKNLDVILAERFPDSGLGKAINDRLQRATKK
- a CDS encoding sodium-dependent bicarbonate transport family permease; this encodes MNLNLLIDNLTNPALLFFVLGIIAVLVKSDLQIPEGSSKFISLYLLFAIGFKGGQELAHSHFTLDIVWSIFFGISIALIIPLYSFFILKKKYSIENAGAIAATYGSVSAVTFVTAVSFLELQNFTFSGHMVAVMALMEAPAIIVGVILIRLFSKENVLKTKLSNIVIHSFTNGSVLLILGSLVIGLLASDQQALGIKPFTTDIFKGFLALFLLDMGIVSGRKLGDFFKSGWFSFAFAVVIPLINGSVVAYLSHFVTEDIGNRFIFSVLAASASYIAVPAAMKIAVPKANPGIFLPMALAVTFPFNITFGMPIYFAIIQC